From the Rhodopirellula islandica genome, one window contains:
- a CDS encoding DUF4349 domain-containing protein, whose protein sequence is MNQRNFRNSFLVVLLLISGCGPQSNQFSTKLDVMSEQAVPEQPASFSLAQAPNRRPDFDEADTESLDADQSSENAKTNRRIVYNTHLSLVVKEYATFESKLPALVDQHGGFISNSETNRRYNNRQSGEWVARIPVANYVAFLRGVTGLGFAESRTEDAQDVTEEFVDVEARIRNNKKLEERIITMLEERTGKLSDVLEIERELSRVREEIERMEGRLRVLSDRSALATITIQCREEKEYVPPAAPTFSSRIQKSWSHSINAMKQTGEHIVIAAIAILPWLLVFGGLILVSVAVGRRLLRKRSK, encoded by the coding sequence ATGAACCAACGAAACTTTCGCAACAGTTTTCTTGTCGTCCTGCTGTTGATCTCGGGATGCGGGCCGCAGTCCAATCAATTCTCGACCAAGCTCGACGTCATGAGCGAGCAAGCCGTTCCAGAACAACCTGCATCCTTCTCGCTCGCACAAGCTCCGAATCGCCGCCCGGATTTCGATGAGGCCGACACTGAATCATTGGACGCAGACCAATCAAGCGAGAACGCAAAAACCAATCGACGAATCGTTTACAACACCCACCTGTCTTTGGTCGTGAAAGAGTACGCGACCTTTGAATCAAAACTGCCAGCCCTGGTCGACCAGCATGGAGGATTCATTTCCAACAGCGAAACGAATCGCCGCTACAACAATCGACAATCTGGCGAGTGGGTCGCTCGCATTCCAGTTGCGAACTACGTCGCCTTCCTTCGAGGCGTCACCGGATTGGGATTTGCGGAATCTCGCACCGAAGACGCTCAAGACGTCACCGAAGAATTCGTCGACGTCGAGGCGAGAATCCGAAACAACAAGAAGCTCGAAGAACGCATCATCACGATGCTCGAAGAACGAACCGGAAAGCTATCCGATGTCTTAGAAATCGAACGCGAACTTTCGCGTGTTCGCGAAGAGATCGAACGCATGGAAGGTCGCCTGCGAGTGCTATCGGATCGTTCCGCTTTGGCGACCATCACGATTCAGTGCCGCGAAGAAAAGGAGTACGTCCCTCCGGCAGCGCCGACATTCAGTTCACGAATCCAGAAATCTTGGTCACACTCCATCAACGCGATGAAGCAGACCGGTGAACACATCGTCATCGCTGCCATCGCGATCCTGCCTTGGTTGCTTGTTTTCGGCGGACTCATTCTGGTGAGCGTTGCAGTGGGCCGACGATTGCTACGCAAGCGATCGAAGTAG
- a CDS encoding DUF6999 family protein: MPTMHRFPYINRYVNDVFAKETSHWDFVFLRPLLLVAYFFIRTLLFPFKFVFHRVPYGFEAYAIDKTMTWGMKHLAKTDAAELFLRHVQIEPILYRHVLQRQNADPPTEIKKLNGIDGDFSVENLPTAVQNNMTIGHDLLSYELVDRFDKQAFLDNLDYIRSQRPLDHEQFSKEALNENREHSWQVLGATNIVLLIVTTITVFGDLKTTMSALNSFSSDSILLWCLKRIYASDQEIQVDLDFFMQEVSNRGHYHSSAFFSNPSQYLYYHIVFDEVVYDMLCNRPPSTQQ, from the coding sequence ATGCCCACGATGCACCGTTTCCCGTACATCAACCGTTACGTCAACGATGTGTTTGCGAAGGAAACATCGCACTGGGACTTTGTCTTTCTTCGTCCTCTGTTGCTGGTCGCCTATTTTTTCATCCGCACGCTCCTGTTCCCGTTCAAGTTCGTTTTCCATCGGGTGCCATATGGATTTGAGGCCTACGCGATCGACAAAACGATGACGTGGGGAATGAAGCACTTGGCGAAGACGGATGCGGCAGAGCTGTTCCTGCGTCACGTGCAAATCGAGCCGATTCTCTATCGGCATGTGCTTCAACGCCAGAACGCCGATCCACCTACAGAAATCAAGAAGCTGAACGGAATCGATGGCGACTTTTCAGTTGAGAATCTGCCCACAGCCGTCCAGAACAACATGACCATCGGTCACGATTTGTTGTCGTATGAATTGGTGGATCGCTTCGACAAACAAGCTTTCCTGGACAATCTCGATTACATCCGCAGCCAGCGACCACTCGACCATGAACAATTCAGCAAAGAGGCGTTGAACGAAAACCGAGAACACTCTTGGCAGGTTCTCGGCGCAACCAACATCGTCCTGTTGATCGTGACGACGATCACTGTCTTCGGTGACTTGAAGACCACGATGAGTGCCCTGAATTCGTTCAGTTCCGACTCCATTCTGCTGTGGTGTCTGAAGCGGATCTATGCGAGTGACCAAGAAATTCAAGTTGATTTGGATTTTTTCATGCAAGAAGTCAGCAACCGCGGGCACTACCACAGCAGTGCATTTTTTTCCAACCCGAGCCAGTACCTGTACTACCACATCGTCTTTGACGAAGTCGTGTATGACATGCTGTGCAACCGACCGCCGAGTACACAGCAGTGA
- a CDS encoding DUF1501 domain-containing protein translates to MSTPHLSNGGRQFLNRRGFLGNAATGLGSIALLDLLAKDRLLANQPQIDPARPFALRPGHFPAKAKNVLVIFCAGGVSQLETWDYKPELIKLDGRPLEGGPAVTFQGPAGDLARPQYKFRQRGQTGKWVSDMLPHLAELTDDIAFIHSLTSITNTHGPAENFLSTGSQLDGFPSLGSWTSYALGTENQNLPAYVAIPDPRGVPQNGSNNWGPGFLPAAFQGTTVSSKSPIRHLRAPGMSDVADEASRSLLKRMNERHLEQHPGDSKLAARIASYELAARMQLSVPEITDLSSEPAHVLKSYGADDDSNPTRAAYAKNCILARRLIESGVRFVQLFNGAYASGGALNWDGHGKLKEQYDTHAEILDQPTAAMIQDMKARGLLEDTLIVWCTEFGRMPFFQKGAKGRDHNPDGFTCWMTGAGVKPGVSHGVTDELGQKAVEDIHPLYDLNATILHLLGLDHERLTFEHNGIERRLTNVEGHLIREVLA, encoded by the coding sequence ATGTCCACTCCCCACCTCTCCAACGGCGGTCGCCAATTTCTGAATCGCCGCGGGTTCCTTGGCAATGCTGCGACCGGATTGGGATCCATCGCTCTCTTGGACTTGTTGGCCAAGGATCGATTGTTGGCCAACCAACCGCAGATCGACCCAGCCCGTCCGTTTGCGCTGCGGCCCGGTCATTTTCCGGCCAAAGCCAAGAACGTGCTGGTGATCTTTTGTGCTGGCGGGGTCAGCCAACTCGAAACGTGGGACTACAAACCGGAGCTCATCAAGCTCGATGGACGTCCCTTGGAAGGTGGGCCGGCGGTCACCTTTCAAGGGCCGGCGGGTGACTTAGCGCGTCCGCAATACAAGTTTCGACAACGCGGCCAGACTGGGAAGTGGGTCAGCGACATGCTTCCGCACCTGGCGGAATTGACCGATGACATCGCCTTCATTCACTCGCTGACCAGCATCACCAACACCCACGGGCCAGCGGAAAACTTCTTGTCCACCGGCAGCCAGTTGGATGGGTTCCCGAGCCTGGGATCATGGACCAGCTATGCACTGGGGACGGAGAACCAAAACTTGCCCGCCTATGTGGCGATTCCTGACCCACGAGGCGTGCCGCAGAATGGTTCCAACAACTGGGGACCGGGATTCTTGCCGGCTGCATTCCAAGGCACGACGGTCAGTTCGAAATCACCGATTCGGCACCTCCGTGCGCCTGGCATGTCAGACGTCGCGGACGAAGCGAGTCGCTCGTTGCTAAAGCGAATGAACGAACGCCATCTGGAACAACACCCCGGGGACAGCAAATTGGCGGCCCGGATTGCCAGCTATGAACTGGCCGCCCGAATGCAGTTGAGCGTTCCAGAGATCACCGACCTGTCATCGGAACCGGCTCACGTGTTGAAAAGCTACGGAGCGGACGATGATTCCAATCCGACCCGTGCGGCCTATGCCAAAAACTGCATCCTGGCTCGTCGATTGATCGAAAGCGGCGTGCGATTTGTACAGTTGTTCAATGGAGCCTATGCCAGTGGCGGTGCCCTCAACTGGGACGGGCACGGCAAACTGAAGGAGCAATACGACACGCACGCTGAGATTTTGGACCAACCCACCGCGGCGATGATTCAAGACATGAAGGCCCGTGGGCTGCTCGAAGACACATTGATCGTCTGGTGCACCGAGTTCGGACGCATGCCGTTCTTCCAAAAGGGAGCCAAAGGACGCGATCACAACCCCGACGGATTCACTTGTTGGATGACCGGTGCCGGGGTGAAGCCAGGTGTCAGTCATGGCGTGACAGACGAGCTCGGTCAGAAGGCGGTCGAGGACATCCATCCGCTCTACGATTTGAACGCTACGATCCTGCACCTGTTGGGGCTCGATCATGAACGTCTGACGTTCGAGCACAACGGCATTGAACGACGCTTGACCAACGTCGAAGGTCACCTGATTCGTGAGGTTTTGGCGTAG
- a CDS encoding PSD1 and planctomycete cytochrome C domain-containing protein encodes MPNLFGLFVLPLFVLLIGSLVPVLLRADEVDFVHDVRPILQQHCYSCHGEEKQRSGLRLDIKSEAFKGGDGWGPFVIEGEPEDSPLIEWVTSEDESSRMPPEGDPLSSSEIATLTNWVEQGADWPDGVDLAVLEDRMDHWSFEPVVMPDMPQVSKADWPRGPLDRMVLARLEQEGLSPSPPADPVVWLRRVTFDLTGLPPTPNEVNDFLGRLEHGEAAFSEVVERLLESPRYGERWAQHWLDVVRYADTHGFEVNTERPNAWPYRDYVIESMNRDTPYDQFIKEQIVGDALGRDRATGFLVTASVLLPGQIGADEPSKRLARQDSLDEIVNNVSQTFLGLSVGCARCHDHKFDPISAKDYYSMQAFVAGVEYKDRELKTPESEALKKQAEIWAKRVTEIEEQLSRFVPIARPRPDDGEPIRTTNARKNTETFEPLEAKFIRFTIHDSNLHPSLGLIAPCIDEFEIYTDEAEPRNVALASLGAQATASGSVESSNHKLIHLNDGVYGNPSSWMSDTNGTGWVMFELPEPIRIGKVVWGRDRLGKLTDRLATSYTLEAGVSEEKLTTLAHLEPRRRSVQATMNTDRITPVRANRLRFTVLATNRLEPCLDELEVFNTEGENIALASMGTSVKTSGDNLVANRHDPRFINDGRHGNASSWMSSEDGKGWVELQFAREQEIERVVWGRDREGKFDDRLATEYLIETALDQDWRRIADSRDRVVWDAGTKPSAEFLLVGLTPDETRVASGLQKEKAHLEKKIRENRKGPSVFAGTFRKPDDIHLLNRGDPEQPKEAVVPAVLSSLGDVQLSAKTPEQERRKALADWIARPDNPLTARVMANRIWQWHFGVGFVDTPNDFGRNGSQPTHPELLDWLALELIRGEWSIKHMHRVIVLSATYRQSTQHNELAAAKDADVRWLWRYPSRRLDGEAIRDSILAINGQLDLKMGGRGFSLFNKRGGLSGFVPVESFQGDGLRRMIYAHKVRRERDAVFGAFDCPDGGQSAARRIESTTPIQALNLFNSPFTMEQAKAFADVLQEQAKDDVSQQVQRAYWVGLNRKPSAEELSDAVSVVREFGLETFCRALFNCNEFLFLP; translated from the coding sequence ATGCCTAACCTTTTCGGACTGTTCGTTTTGCCTCTCTTCGTTCTTTTGATCGGAAGTTTGGTTCCCGTTCTCTTGCGGGCTGACGAGGTCGACTTTGTTCATGACGTCCGACCGATTTTGCAACAGCATTGCTATTCCTGCCACGGCGAGGAAAAGCAGCGGAGTGGATTGCGACTGGACATCAAATCAGAGGCCTTCAAGGGAGGCGATGGTTGGGGGCCGTTCGTGATCGAAGGCGAACCTGAAGACAGTCCGTTGATCGAGTGGGTGACCAGCGAAGACGAGAGTTCTCGCATGCCACCGGAAGGCGATCCTTTGTCATCGTCAGAAATCGCGACCCTGACCAATTGGGTCGAACAAGGCGCCGACTGGCCCGACGGAGTCGACCTGGCGGTGTTGGAAGATCGCATGGATCATTGGTCGTTCGAACCGGTCGTGATGCCGGACATGCCTCAGGTATCCAAGGCTGATTGGCCACGCGGCCCCCTCGATCGAATGGTGCTGGCCCGATTGGAACAGGAAGGACTGTCGCCTTCGCCGCCAGCAGACCCGGTGGTTTGGTTGCGGCGGGTGACGTTTGACTTGACAGGTTTGCCCCCCACGCCCAACGAGGTGAACGATTTTCTAGGACGCCTCGAGCACGGGGAAGCGGCTTTCAGCGAGGTGGTGGAACGATTGCTGGAATCTCCTCGCTATGGTGAACGCTGGGCTCAACACTGGCTGGATGTGGTTCGTTACGCGGACACGCATGGCTTTGAGGTCAATACCGAACGGCCGAATGCTTGGCCGTACCGTGACTACGTGATTGAATCGATGAACCGGGACACGCCCTACGATCAGTTCATCAAAGAGCAGATCGTGGGGGACGCCTTGGGGCGGGATCGGGCCACCGGATTCTTGGTCACGGCTTCCGTCCTGCTGCCTGGGCAGATCGGTGCCGACGAGCCTTCGAAACGATTGGCTCGGCAGGACTCGCTCGATGAAATCGTCAACAACGTTTCGCAAACGTTTCTTGGCTTGAGCGTCGGTTGTGCGAGGTGTCACGACCACAAGTTCGATCCGATTTCGGCCAAAGACTACTACAGCATGCAGGCATTCGTGGCGGGGGTCGAATACAAGGATCGTGAGTTGAAGACGCCCGAATCCGAAGCTCTCAAGAAGCAGGCAGAGATCTGGGCGAAAAGGGTGACGGAAATTGAAGAGCAGCTCTCTCGGTTCGTTCCCATTGCTCGGCCCAGGCCTGATGATGGCGAGCCGATTCGCACCACCAACGCTCGCAAGAACACCGAGACCTTTGAGCCGTTGGAGGCAAAGTTCATTCGGTTCACGATCCACGATTCCAACTTGCATCCCAGTCTTGGCCTGATCGCGCCCTGCATTGATGAGTTCGAGATCTACACCGACGAGGCTGAACCTCGAAACGTTGCCTTGGCTTCCCTGGGCGCTCAAGCAACCGCATCGGGAAGCGTGGAGTCCAGCAATCACAAGTTGATCCATCTCAACGATGGCGTGTACGGCAATCCAAGCAGTTGGATGTCCGACACCAATGGCACGGGGTGGGTGATGTTTGAATTGCCGGAACCGATACGGATTGGGAAAGTGGTCTGGGGTCGCGACCGTCTGGGAAAGCTGACGGATCGACTTGCGACGTCCTACACGTTGGAAGCGGGAGTGTCGGAGGAAAAGCTGACAACGCTGGCTCATCTCGAACCGCGTCGCAGATCGGTTCAAGCGACGATGAACACCGATCGCATCACCCCGGTGCGTGCCAATCGCCTGCGTTTCACTGTTTTGGCAACCAACCGACTGGAACCCTGCTTGGACGAGTTGGAAGTCTTCAACACAGAGGGCGAAAACATTGCCTTGGCCAGCATGGGGACTTCGGTCAAAACATCCGGTGACAACCTGGTTGCAAACCGTCATGACCCACGTTTTATCAACGACGGCCGACACGGCAACGCGAGTTCGTGGATGTCCAGTGAAGACGGGAAGGGCTGGGTGGAACTGCAGTTCGCTCGCGAGCAGGAGATCGAGCGGGTCGTGTGGGGACGGGATCGTGAGGGGAAATTCGATGACCGCTTGGCGACCGAGTACCTCATCGAGACGGCCCTCGATCAAGATTGGCGGCGGATCGCTGATTCCAGGGATCGTGTTGTCTGGGACGCAGGTACCAAGCCATCCGCTGAGTTCCTGCTGGTCGGATTGACGCCCGATGAGACCCGCGTTGCCAGCGGCCTGCAGAAAGAGAAAGCCCACCTCGAAAAGAAGATTCGCGAAAACCGAAAGGGGCCGTCCGTGTTCGCCGGAACGTTTCGCAAACCCGATGACATTCACTTGCTGAATCGCGGTGATCCGGAGCAACCCAAGGAAGCGGTGGTTCCCGCGGTGCTGAGTTCGCTGGGCGACGTGCAACTTTCTGCTAAGACTCCCGAACAGGAACGCCGGAAAGCGTTGGCTGATTGGATTGCGCGTCCCGACAATCCGCTGACGGCCCGCGTGATGGCGAATCGAATTTGGCAGTGGCACTTTGGCGTCGGCTTCGTCGACACGCCAAACGATTTCGGTCGGAATGGATCGCAGCCCACTCACCCGGAACTGTTGGACTGGCTCGCTTTGGAATTGATTCGAGGTGAATGGTCGATCAAGCACATGCATCGCGTGATCGTGTTGTCGGCAACCTATCGCCAATCGACTCAGCACAACGAGCTGGCGGCCGCGAAAGACGCCGATGTGCGGTGGTTGTGGCGGTACCCGTCGCGACGCCTGGATGGGGAAGCGATCCGGGATTCAATCTTGGCGATCAATGGTCAGCTCGACCTGAAAATGGGCGGACGCGGTTTCAGCCTGTTCAACAAACGTGGTGGCTTGTCGGGGTTTGTTCCCGTGGAATCGTTCCAAGGGGATGGGCTGCGGCGGATGATCTATGCCCACAAAGTGCGACGTGAGCGAGATGCCGTGTTTGGTGCATTTGATTGTCCGGACGGCGGGCAAAGTGCCGCACGAAGGATCGAGTCGACGACCCCCATTCAAGCTCTCAATCTGTTCAACAGTCCCTTCACGATGGAACAGGCCAAAGCATTCGCGGATGTGCTGCAAGAGCAAGCGAAAGACGATGTCAGCCAACAGGTTCAGCGAGCCTACTGGGTAGGGCTCAACCGAAAGCCGTCGGCCGAAGAGTTATCAGACGCGGTTTCCGTTGTTCGCGAATTTGGGTTGGAGACGTTTTGTCGAGCCTTGTTCAACTGCAATGAATTCTTGTTTCTTCCTTGA